Genomic DNA from Sphingobium sp. V4:
CGGCTGGCGACCCCAAGCGGTTGCGATGGCGTCGGCGGAGAAAGGCGTCGATGCCGAAATCGCCCAGCTCGCCTTCGCCGACGGCGCGGTCGACATGATCGACGCCTGGTTCGCCAGCATCGACGCCCGGATGAGCGACGCGCTCCCCGCCGAGGCGCTGGCGACATTGTCGATTCGTCGGAAGATCATCGCCCTGGTCGAAGCCCGGCTGGCGCTGCTGGCGCCCGATCGCGAAGCGTTGCGTCGCGCGCTCGCCATCCTCGCCCTGCCGACTAACGCCCCGCGCGCGGCAAAGCTGGCCTGGCGCGCGGCCGACATCATGTGGCGCGCCGCCGGCGACACCGCGACCGATTTCAATCACTACAGCAAGCGCACGACGCTGACTGCGGTCTATGCCTCCACCCTGCTGGTCTTCGTCGATGACGAGAGCGAGGACCATGCCGACAGCCGCGCCTTCCTCGCGCGCCGGATCGAGGGCGTGATGCGGTTCGAACAGGCCAAGGC
This window encodes:
- a CDS encoding COQ9 family protein; its protein translation is MSDISDLTLDEIRALLAPGLARHAAFDGWRPQAVAMASAEKGVDAEIAQLAFADGAVDMIDAWFASIDARMSDALPAEALATLSIRRKIIALVEARLALLAPDREALRRALAILALPTNAPRAAKLAWRAADIMWRAAGDTATDFNHYSKRTTLTAVYASTLLVFVDDESEDHADSRAFLARRIEGVMRFEQAKAKWKGIGGGERLSLSRFIGRLRYPPA